From one Trueperella pyogenes genomic stretch:
- the tpiA gene encoding triose-phosphate isomerase has protein sequence MTRTPLMAGNWKMNLDHLEAISLVQKLALTLKDLKHDYSTTEAAVIVPFTDIRSVQTLVDGEEFEIGYGAQDVSIHDKGAYTGEISTGMLTKLGCTYVVVGHSERREYHGETSKLVGQKAKKVLDAGMTPIMCCGEALEVRKAGEQVDYVLGQITEMLEGLSAEEVAKSVIAYEPIWAIGTGEVATPEDAQEVCGAIRVKVGELYDEATAEAVRIQYGGSVKSSNVKDIMAQPDVDGALVGGASLDAEEFAKIVTFLA, from the coding sequence ATGACTCGCACCCCATTGATGGCAGGCAACTGGAAGATGAACCTCGATCACCTCGAGGCCATCTCTCTGGTTCAAAAGCTTGCTTTGACACTGAAGGATCTCAAACACGACTACTCGACCACCGAGGCGGCAGTTATCGTGCCGTTTACCGATATCCGTTCGGTTCAGACCCTCGTTGACGGCGAAGAGTTCGAGATCGGCTATGGCGCACAGGATGTCTCAATCCACGACAAGGGTGCCTACACCGGCGAGATCTCGACCGGCATGCTCACTAAGCTCGGCTGCACCTACGTCGTCGTGGGCCATTCGGAGCGCCGCGAGTACCACGGTGAGACCTCGAAGCTTGTTGGCCAGAAGGCAAAGAAGGTTCTCGACGCCGGCATGACCCCGATCATGTGCTGTGGCGAAGCGCTCGAAGTACGCAAGGCCGGAGAACAGGTCGACTACGTGCTCGGCCAGATCACCGAGATGCTTGAAGGCCTATCGGCTGAAGAGGTAGCTAAGTCGGTTATCGCCTACGAGCCCATCTGGGCGATCGGCACCGGAGAGGTTGCTACTCCCGAGGACGCGCAGGAAGTCTGCGGCGCTATCCGCGTCAAGGTTGGCGAGCTTTATGACGAGGCAACTGCTGAGGCCGTACGTATTCAGTACGGTGGTTCGGTCAAATCGTCAAACGTTAAAGACATCATGGCTCAGCCTGATGTCGATGGCGCTCTCGTCGGCGGTGCCTCGCTTGATGCCGAAGAGTTCGCGAAGATCGTGACCTTCCTCGCTTAA
- the secG gene encoding preprotein translocase subunit SecG, translating to MQVFLIISIVLLVLSSLLLIGSILLHKGRGGGISDVFGGGISTSMRSSGVAERNLNRITVGVALVWTLSVVFIGLITKFQG from the coding sequence GTGCAGGTTTTCCTCATCATCAGCATCGTTCTGCTCGTCTTGTCGAGTCTGTTGCTTATCGGTTCGATCCTTCTACACAAGGGTCGCGGGGGCGGCATCTCTGACGTGTTCGGTGGTGGAATCTCTACATCTATGCGCTCGTCGGGTGTGGCGGAACGCAATCTCAATCGCATCACGGTCGGTGTGGCACTGGTGTGGACCTTGTCGGTCGTCTTTATCGGGCTGATCACGAAGTTCCAGGGCTAG
- a CDS encoding glucose-6-phosphate dehydrogenase assembly protein OpcA, with protein sequence MEKISHTTSAKLARRLNDMHGKGTYALGKVLNLVAVVRDDDGVRAVSESAIGVAEAHPLRVIVVLPDASDDGAARLDADIMNPDDVGLAEVVILRPYNGAGTNRVSLVTPLLLPDAPVFTWWVQEAPQCPTDKSLGQIASRRITNANASDNPLRTLRELAQKREPGDTDISWAGITIWRSQLAALLNEAPHEEVLSATVGGNLHRVGANMLAAWLRLRLGVEVDLVHTEARGIEYVILERASGALSIKRPSNADIAILSRPGRADLQISMPMRTLQAQLIEELRTVGDDSEFAAVLAAIG encoded by the coding sequence ATGGAAAAAATTTCGCACACCACATCGGCAAAGCTCGCCCGTCGCCTGAATGACATGCATGGCAAGGGCACGTACGCGCTCGGCAAGGTCCTTAACCTGGTCGCCGTTGTGCGCGACGACGACGGCGTGCGCGCCGTCAGCGAGTCAGCGATCGGCGTCGCCGAGGCACATCCGCTGCGCGTTATCGTCGTCTTGCCAGACGCCAGCGACGACGGTGCGGCGCGCCTGGACGCCGATATCATGAACCCTGACGACGTCGGACTAGCCGAAGTGGTCATTCTGCGCCCGTACAACGGTGCCGGAACAAACAGGGTCTCGCTCGTCACTCCGCTGTTGCTCCCCGACGCCCCCGTATTCACGTGGTGGGTTCAAGAGGCTCCGCAGTGTCCGACCGACAAGAGTCTCGGTCAGATCGCATCCCGCAGGATAACCAATGCCAATGCCAGCGATAATCCGCTGCGAACTTTGAGAGAGCTCGCTCAGAAGCGCGAACCTGGCGATACGGACATCAGCTGGGCCGGCATCACGATCTGGAGGTCACAGCTTGCAGCCCTCCTCAATGAGGCGCCACATGAAGAGGTCCTGTCTGCTACCGTCGGCGGCAATCTCCATCGGGTGGGTGCGAACATGCTGGCGGCCTGGCTAAGATTGCGGCTCGGTGTCGAGGTAGATCTCGTTCACACCGAAGCGCGAGGCATCGAATACGTGATTCTTGAGCGGGCCTCCGGTGCGCTGTCGATCAAACGTCCGAGCAACGCAGATATTGCTATTCTGTCGCGGCCTGGCCGGGCTGATCTGCAGATATCTATGCCGATGCGCACGCTGCAGGCTCAGCTTATCGAAGAACTGCGTACTGTCGGCGATGATAGCGAGTTCGCAGCCGTGCTCGCAGCCATCGGCTGA
- the zwf gene encoding glucose-6-phosphate dehydrogenase → MGNGWINPLLSDGDTRLLRVAGPCGLVLFGITGDLSKNKILPAIYDLSHRDLLPASFTLVGVARPKASIPDLAAWVEDAIRAGAKTGIDETALKQLMAGFRVVEGDYDSPETFAKLRKELDTAKTERGTGGNYAFYLAIPPTLFPKVLTEIKNAGLDHQDSAWRRVVIEKPFGHDLASAQELDQIVTSVFSESSIFRIDHYLGKETVQNILAVRFANSLFEPIWNNAHVDHVQITMAEDIGIGSRAGYYDGVGAARDVIQNHLLQLLALVAMEEPTSFEADALRREKEKVLQATHVIDGPERSSVLAQYSAGWQGGEKVRAYRDEDGVRAGSRTDTYAAIRLGIDTRRWAGVPFYLRAGKRLGRRVTEVALEFRRPPFLPFSREQAAGMGPNTLVLRIQPDEGVTFRFASKVPGAQMLLRDVTMDFGYGHAFTEYAPEAYERLILDVLLGDPPLFPRQNEVELGWKLVDEVTAYWANSDRPMETYEPGSWGPVASDAMLGQDGNAWRRP, encoded by the coding sequence ATGGGAAACGGCTGGATCAACCCCCTCCTGTCAGACGGCGATACTCGTTTACTGCGCGTGGCCGGGCCTTGCGGCTTGGTGCTCTTTGGCATCACAGGCGATCTGTCCAAGAACAAGATTCTCCCCGCAATCTACGATCTTTCGCACCGAGATCTGCTTCCGGCGTCGTTCACTCTCGTAGGGGTGGCTCGGCCAAAGGCCTCTATTCCAGATCTGGCCGCGTGGGTTGAAGACGCCATCCGTGCCGGGGCCAAGACAGGCATCGACGAAACGGCTCTCAAGCAGCTCATGGCCGGTTTTCGGGTGGTAGAAGGCGATTATGATTCGCCTGAGACCTTCGCCAAACTCCGCAAGGAGCTCGACACCGCCAAGACTGAGCGCGGCACGGGCGGTAACTACGCATTCTACCTGGCTATCCCGCCTACGCTATTTCCCAAGGTCTTGACGGAGATCAAGAACGCCGGACTCGATCACCAGGACTCGGCCTGGCGCCGCGTCGTCATTGAAAAACCTTTCGGGCACGACCTCGCCTCCGCCCAGGAACTCGACCAGATTGTCACCAGCGTCTTTTCCGAGTCCTCCATCTTCCGTATCGATCACTACTTAGGCAAAGAGACCGTGCAGAACATTCTCGCCGTGCGCTTTGCTAATTCGCTTTTCGAGCCGATCTGGAACAACGCCCATGTCGACCACGTGCAGATCACGATGGCAGAGGATATCGGTATCGGATCGCGTGCGGGGTATTACGACGGCGTCGGCGCGGCTCGCGACGTCATACAAAACCACCTCCTGCAGCTGCTTGCGCTCGTGGCTATGGAAGAACCTACTTCCTTTGAAGCCGATGCCCTGCGCCGTGAAAAAGAGAAAGTTCTGCAAGCCACTCACGTGATCGACGGGCCTGAGCGCTCCTCAGTCCTCGCCCAATACTCCGCTGGCTGGCAAGGCGGCGAAAAAGTGCGCGCTTACCGTGATGAGGACGGCGTCCGCGCAGGTTCTCGTACGGATACCTATGCGGCGATTCGTCTCGGAATTGATACTCGCCGCTGGGCGGGCGTCCCGTTCTACCTGCGAGCTGGCAAGCGCCTAGGCCGACGTGTGACGGAGGTGGCCCTCGAATTTCGCCGACCGCCATTCTTGCCCTTCTCCCGTGAACAGGCTGCGGGTATGGGGCCGAACACCCTCGTTCTGCGAATTCAACCCGACGAAGGCGTGACTTTTCGATTTGCATCGAAAGTCCCCGGTGCCCAGATGCTGTTGCGAGACGTGACGATGGATTTCGGCTACGGCCACGCCTTCACTGAATACGCACCCGAGGCCTATGAGCGGCTCATCCTCGATGTCTTACTCGGCGACCCACCACTCTTCCCGCGTCAAAACGAAGTTGAACTCGGCTGGAAACTCGTCGATGAGGTGACGGCCTACTGGGCAAATAGCGACAGACCCATGGAGACCTATGAGCCAGGGTCGTGGGGGCCGGTTGCATCGGATGCCATGCTCGGCCAGGATGGCAACGCGTGGCGCCGACCTTAG